The following proteins come from a genomic window of Drosophila sulfurigaster albostrigata strain 15112-1811.04 chromosome X, ASM2355843v2, whole genome shotgun sequence:
- the LOC133848468 gene encoding protein THEM6: MSWLVLLLILYTVWDVNYFIRCLFTVLGGRLFQRKRKVTDTTTIYGLCTSQDVDIFIRHMNNARYLRELDFARFHFYALTNLYEQVRNRGGGAVQGATSVRYRRTIPIFHPYKILTKLVWWDDKAIYLEQQFVTLTDGFVRAVALSKQCLTKCDVNELLKSYPEAAQKPQMPEELKLWLDSIDVSRQKLRKDD, encoded by the coding sequence ATGTCGTGGCTGGTGTTGTTGCTCATCTTGTACACCGTGTGGGATGTCAACTACTTTATACGCTGCCTTTTCACAGTCCTCGGCGGTCGTCTGTTCCAGCGCAAACGCAAAGTGACCGACACCACAACGATCTATGGCCTCTGCACGTCCCAGGATGTGGACATCTTCATCCGCCACATGAACAACGCGCGCTACTTGCGTGAATTGGACTTTGCCCGATTCCATTTCTATGCGCTCACCAATCTCTATGAGCAAGTGCGCAATCGCGGAGGCGGCGCCGTTCAAGGTGCAACCAGTGTTCGATATCGTCGCACCATTCCCATTTTCCATCCATACAAGATCTTGACGAAGCTCGTTTGGTGGGACGACAAGGCCATCTATTTGGAGCAACAGTTTGTCACACTTACCGATGGCTTTGTCCGCGCCGTCGCCCTCTCCAAGCAGTGTCTCACCAAATGCGATGTCAACGAGCTGCTCAAAAGCTATCCCGAGGCAGCGCAAAAGCCTCAAATGCCCGAAGAACTCAAGTTGTGGCTCGACTCCATTGATGTCTCCAGGCAAAAGTTGCGCAAAGACGATTAA
- the LOC133848498 gene encoding tetraspanin-9 gives MGNAGYTCIRRTFCWLNIILWLCSCAFLGAGLWLRLSYEGYATLLPQHAGLSADTIFMCIGGIGFVVSFFGCCGAWVQSRCLLVLYFMLIVMLFMSEFLVGSIAFLFRGGLGRTLANELRFGIERHYNASDRGSLVAPSVAAIWDSVQQSFECCGVSSYEDWYDIQSWSGKRWVPDSCCRQLYDQRQLLTEGSGDGVLRVDCGRSENPSLWWDKGCAHSLQSWFNGQLNVVGAIGLGIAFVQLFGLITSMLLFCTVKHKRASDTYKSYSPSIDPQTRTSSWED, from the exons ATGGGCAACGCCGGCTACACATGCATCCGCCGCACCTTTTGCTGGCTCAATATCATACTTTGG CTTTGCAGTTGCGCTTTTCTGGGCGCCGGTCTCTGGCTGCGTCTCAGCTACGAGGGCTACGCAACGTTGCTGCCACAACATGCGGGCCTCAGTGCGGACACCATCTTCATGTGCATCGGCGGCATTGGATTCGTGGTCAGCTTCTTTGGCTGCTGCGGTGCCTGGGTTCAATCGCGTTGTCTCCTAGTACTG TACTTTATGCTGATTGTGATGCTGTTCATGAGCGAGTTCCTGGTGGGTTCAATAGCCTTCCTCTTTCGCGGCGGTCTGGGCCGAACGTTGGCCAACGAACTGCGCTTTGGCATTGAGCGTCATTATAATGCCAGCGATCGTGGCTCGCTGGTGGCGCCCTCTGTTGCCGCCATCTGGGACAGCGTGCAGCAGTCG TTCGAATGCTGCGGCGTCTCTTCGTATGAGGATTGGTACGACATTCAATCGTGGAGTGGCAAACGTTGGGTGCCCGACTCCTGTTGCCGCCAGCTCTACGATCAACGTCAGCTGCTCACCGAAGGCTCGGGCGATGGAGTTCTGCGCGTGGATTGCGGCAGATCGGAGAATCCATCGCTGTGGTGGGACAAGGGCTGTGCTCATTCGCTGCAAAGTTGGTTCAACGGCCAGCTGAATGTGGTGGGAGCAATTGGCTTGGGCATTGCGTTTGTGCAGCTCTTTGGCCTGATCACATCGATGCTGTTGTTCTGCACGGTGAAGCATAAGCGTGCCTCCGACACATACAAATCGTATTCGCCGTCGATTGATCCGCAGACACGCACCAGCAGCTGGGAGGATTGA
- the LOC133848499 gene encoding uncharacterized protein LOC133848499 → MLLLMKLLLLLLWSSLTATALPIAPTTLDGATPIDAQVSAADFGALDAFAEDAAETSETAASESAGFKISLLPTPAKTAESVNLEQEAIPSKVLSVYDNSQKKISDISHPVPILDSISEHEKYGNNGDKFDGISRSLVNGYEAFSNLLNTFIQKPKEIARSFSKGITAQLDIIGGKLVGL, encoded by the exons atgctgctgctgatgaagttgctgttgctattgttgtggTCATCATTGACGGCGACGGCGCTTCCCATTGCGCCCACCACATTAGACGGTGCCACGCCCATCGATGCCCAAGTCTCAGCCGCTGATTTTGGCGCCTTGGACGCCTTTGCCGAAGATGCCGCCGAAACATCGGAAACAGCAGCCAGCGAATCGGCGGGTTTCAAG aTTTCTCTGCTGCCAACGCCAGCGAAGACGGCCGAGTCGGTGAATCTGGAGCAAGAGGCGATACCATCGAAGGTGCTCAGTGTCTATGATAATTCCCAGAAGAAGATTTCGGATATTTCACAT CCCGTTCCCATTTTGGACAGCATCAGCGAGCATGAGAAGTATGGCAACAATGGCGACAAGTTCGACGGCATCTCGCGTTCGCTTGTTAACGGTTACGAGGCATTTTCCAATCTCCTCAACACCTTCATACAG AAACCCAAAGAAATAGCGCGCAGCTTTTCGAAGGGAATCACAGCTCAGCTGGACATCATAGGAGGCAAGCTCGTGGGTCTCTAG
- the LOC133847977 gene encoding putative uncharacterized protein DDB_G0277255 isoform X2, with amino-acid sequence MMMMMSTSTLASTDCSSSSMQGSSTSSASSDVMTLTTTAASSWCAMPASTRLRLVRLVRPHQRRLLVVPPERSASYGFAVRGGKEHGIGFFVSHVEHGGEAQLKGLRIGDQILRINGYRLEDAVHKEFIQLVASQDRVTLKVRGVGMLPVKDQPDERLSWNVVKLPSVSGTPSESSFKTSNERERERDRERERDRERERTCDRERRNTSRDINVVLHVAPRTKLGLGICKGPEWKPGIFVQFTKERSVAREAGLRPGDQILSVNSIDFSDVLFSEAVAVMKGSTKLDMVVRTAAGCELFPGESSGYNSSASSVTGDQSPCWADAKSKRLTAVREESSQQQPQQQLQLQLPPVNKTIIKLSENGTSINNTYVQQEQQGEQSISRSTTIRRGNNSSNSVVAPPPPAAPLATDNHNHNSSNSNGNVGSSSSLSSAINEELKKRKEKLQQVQQRNSQQERGASRNVAQMSHKRERNNSVAAAAPPAATSTTTTSGGGGGGDQHTALMDEFKRAHQRMFRNGFHESEHKERGETLKRTSIMPDDSCYRNNNNNNSSSSSSYNNSNKSSNASNSGSNRMSLLNGGSNNIVNGSTELPPPPPQFANPQQKQQQQQPQQQQQQQQQFKLSLANGNNNSNINGSRSKPSTTTTTSPPLLSPVLRTPSILVGGLRAPATPQPDYDAAGTTTTATTSQQQQQQRRTLRLGTVTIGEYGEQQRGKRETLRKMPSIEASGGQSNGILKNGSNRNSSNYSNNINNNSSSSNINNSSSNINGRQQQPQSQQTEKSIKFGN; translated from the exons atgatgatgatgatgtcgaCATCGACATTGGCATCGACggactgcagcagcagcagcatgcagGGATCAAGCACCAGCTCAGCCTCGAGCGATGTCATGACACTGACCACAACGGCGGCCTCCTCGTGGTGTGCGATGCCAGCGAGCACGCGACTGCGTCTGGTTCGTTTGGTCCGTCCGCATCAGCGTCGATTGCTGGTGGTGCCACCGGAGCGGAGTGCCAGCTATGGATTTGCTGTGCGTGGTGGCAAGGAGCATGGCATTGGCTTCTTTGTCTCCCACGTGGAGCATGGCGGCGAGGCCCAGTTGAAGGGATTGCGC ATTGGCGATCAGATATTGCGCATTAATGGATATCGATTGGAGGATGCAGTGCACAAGGAGTTCATTCAGCTGGTGGCCAGCCAGGATCGTGTCACACTCAAAGTGCGCGGCGTGGGCATGCTGCCAGTCAAGGA CCAGCCGGACGAGCGCTTGTCCTGGAACGTGGTGAAGCTGCCCAGTGTGAGCGGCACGCCCTCCGAAAGCTCGTTCAAGACGAGCAACGAACGAGAACGTGAACGCGATCGGGAAAGGGAACGTGATAGGGAGAGAGAACGAACTTGCGATCGGGAGCGACGCAATACGAGTCGCGACATCAATGTGGTGCTGCATGTGGCGCCGCGCACCAAACTGGGCCTCGGTATATGCAAGGGACCCGAATGGAAGCCGGGCATCTTTGTGCAGTTCACCAAGGAGCGGAGTGTGGCACGCGAGGCGGGTTTGCGGCCAGGCGATCAAATACTCAGCGTCAACAGCATCGATTTCTCCGATGTGCTCTTCAGCGAAGCGGTTGCCGTCATGAAGGGCTCCACCAAACTGGATATGGTTGTCCGCACTGCGGCGGGCTGCGAACTCTTTCCGGGCGAATCGAGTGGCTACAATAGCTCGGCCAGTTCGGTGACGGGCGATCAGAGTCCGTGCTGGGCGGATGCGAAGTCGAAGCGTTTGACGGCGGTGCGCGAAGAGTCgtcgcagcaacagccacagcaacagttgcagttgcagttgccgccGGTGAACAAGACGATCATCAAGCTGAGCGAGAATGGCACCTCCATCAACAACACGTATGTGCAACAGGAGCAACAGGGGGAGCAATCGATTAGTCGCAGCACCACCATACGacgtggcaacaacagcagcaatagtgTGGTTGCACCACCGCCACCAGCAGCACCGCTTGCCACagacaaccacaaccacaacagcagcaacagcaatgggaatgttggcagcagcagca gcttgtcGAGTGCCATAAACGAGGAGCTCAAGAAACGCAAAGAG AAGCTGCAGCAGGTGCAACAGCGCAACAGTCAACAGGAGCGTGGAGCGAGCCGCAACGTTGCACAAATGTCGCACAAACGTGAACGCAACaattctgttgctgctgcagcgccACCCgctgcaacatcaacaacaacaacatcaggtggagggggaggaggagatCAGCATACCGCGCTGATGGATGAATTTAAGCGTGCGCATCAGCGCATGTTCAGGAACGGGTTCCATGAGAGCGAGCACAAG GAACGCGGCGAGACGCTGAAACGCACTTCGATAATGCCCGATGATAGTTGCtatcgcaacaacaacaacaacaacagcagcagcagcagcagctacaacaacagcaacaaatcgAGCAATGCGAGCAACAGCGGAAGCAATCGCATGTCGCTGCTTAACGGCGGCAGCAATAACATTGTCAATGGATCGACGGAATTGCCACCGCCG CCACCGCAGTTTGCCAATccacagcagaagcaacagcagcagcaaccacagcaacagcaacaacaacagcaacagttcaAGCTGAGCTTagccaacggcaacaacaacagcaacatcaacggcAGCAGAAGTAAACcttcgacgacgacgacgacgtcgccgCCGCTGTTGTCGCCAGTGCTGCGCACTCCCAGCATACTTGTGGGCGGTCTGCGTGCACCGGCCACGCCCCAACCGGACTACGATGCAgcaggcacaacaacaacagcaacaacaagtcaacaacaacagcaacagcgacgcaCGTTGCGTTTGGGCACAGTGACGATCGGAGAGTACGGGGAACAGCAGCGGGGAAAGCGAGAGACGCTGCGCAAGATGCCATCGATTGAGGCAAGTGGCGGACAATCGAATGGCATACTCAAGAATGGCAGCaatcgcaacagcagcaactacagcaacaacatcaacaacaacagcagcagcagcaacatcaacaacagcagcagcaacattaatggacgtcagcagcagccgcaatcGCAGCAGACGGAAAAGTCCATTAAATTTGGCAATTga
- the LOC133847977 gene encoding putative uncharacterized protein DDB_G0277255 isoform X1 codes for MMMMMSTSTLASTDCSSSSMQGSSTSSASSDVMTLTTTAASSWCAMPASTRLRLVRLVRPHQRRLLVVPPERSASYGFAVRGGKEHGIGFFVSHVEHGGEAQLKGLRIGDQILRINGYRLEDAVHKEFIQLVASQDRVTLKVRGVGMLPVKDQPDERLSWNVVKLPSVSGTPSESSFKTSNERERERDRERERDRERERTCDRERRNTSRDINVVLHVAPRTKLGLGICKGPEWKPGIFVQFTKERSVAREAGLRPGDQILSVNSIDFSDVLFSEAVAVMKGSTKLDMVVRTAAGCELFPGESSGYNSSASSVTGDQSPCWADAKSKRLTAVREESSQQQPQQQLQLQLPPVNKTIIKLSENGTSINNTYVQQEQQGEQSISRSTTIRRGNNSSNSVVAPPPPAAPLATDNHNHNSSNSNGNVGSSSNNSSSNNSSSSLSSAINEELKKRKEKLQQVQQRNSQQERGASRNVAQMSHKRERNNSVAAAAPPAATSTTTTSGGGGGGDQHTALMDEFKRAHQRMFRNGFHESEHKERGETLKRTSIMPDDSCYRNNNNNNSSSSSSYNNSNKSSNASNSGSNRMSLLNGGSNNIVNGSTELPPPPPQFANPQQKQQQQQPQQQQQQQQQFKLSLANGNNNSNINGSRSKPSTTTTTSPPLLSPVLRTPSILVGGLRAPATPQPDYDAAGTTTTATTSQQQQQQRRTLRLGTVTIGEYGEQQRGKRETLRKMPSIEASGGQSNGILKNGSNRNSSNYSNNINNNSSSSNINNSSSNINGRQQQPQSQQTEKSIKFGN; via the exons atgatgatgatgatgtcgaCATCGACATTGGCATCGACggactgcagcagcagcagcatgcagGGATCAAGCACCAGCTCAGCCTCGAGCGATGTCATGACACTGACCACAACGGCGGCCTCCTCGTGGTGTGCGATGCCAGCGAGCACGCGACTGCGTCTGGTTCGTTTGGTCCGTCCGCATCAGCGTCGATTGCTGGTGGTGCCACCGGAGCGGAGTGCCAGCTATGGATTTGCTGTGCGTGGTGGCAAGGAGCATGGCATTGGCTTCTTTGTCTCCCACGTGGAGCATGGCGGCGAGGCCCAGTTGAAGGGATTGCGC ATTGGCGATCAGATATTGCGCATTAATGGATATCGATTGGAGGATGCAGTGCACAAGGAGTTCATTCAGCTGGTGGCCAGCCAGGATCGTGTCACACTCAAAGTGCGCGGCGTGGGCATGCTGCCAGTCAAGGA CCAGCCGGACGAGCGCTTGTCCTGGAACGTGGTGAAGCTGCCCAGTGTGAGCGGCACGCCCTCCGAAAGCTCGTTCAAGACGAGCAACGAACGAGAACGTGAACGCGATCGGGAAAGGGAACGTGATAGGGAGAGAGAACGAACTTGCGATCGGGAGCGACGCAATACGAGTCGCGACATCAATGTGGTGCTGCATGTGGCGCCGCGCACCAAACTGGGCCTCGGTATATGCAAGGGACCCGAATGGAAGCCGGGCATCTTTGTGCAGTTCACCAAGGAGCGGAGTGTGGCACGCGAGGCGGGTTTGCGGCCAGGCGATCAAATACTCAGCGTCAACAGCATCGATTTCTCCGATGTGCTCTTCAGCGAAGCGGTTGCCGTCATGAAGGGCTCCACCAAACTGGATATGGTTGTCCGCACTGCGGCGGGCTGCGAACTCTTTCCGGGCGAATCGAGTGGCTACAATAGCTCGGCCAGTTCGGTGACGGGCGATCAGAGTCCGTGCTGGGCGGATGCGAAGTCGAAGCGTTTGACGGCGGTGCGCGAAGAGTCgtcgcagcaacagccacagcaacagttgcagttgcagttgccgccGGTGAACAAGACGATCATCAAGCTGAGCGAGAATGGCACCTCCATCAACAACACGTATGTGCAACAGGAGCAACAGGGGGAGCAATCGATTAGTCGCAGCACCACCATACGacgtggcaacaacagcagcaatagtgTGGTTGCACCACCGCCACCAGCAGCACCGCTTGCCACagacaaccacaaccacaacagcagcaacagcaatgggaatgttggcagcagcagcaacaacagcagcagcaacaacagcagcagcagcttgtcGAGTGCCATAAACGAGGAGCTCAAGAAACGCAAAGAG AAGCTGCAGCAGGTGCAACAGCGCAACAGTCAACAGGAGCGTGGAGCGAGCCGCAACGTTGCACAAATGTCGCACAAACGTGAACGCAACaattctgttgctgctgcagcgccACCCgctgcaacatcaacaacaacaacatcaggtggagggggaggaggagatCAGCATACCGCGCTGATGGATGAATTTAAGCGTGCGCATCAGCGCATGTTCAGGAACGGGTTCCATGAGAGCGAGCACAAG GAACGCGGCGAGACGCTGAAACGCACTTCGATAATGCCCGATGATAGTTGCtatcgcaacaacaacaacaacaacagcagcagcagcagcagctacaacaacagcaacaaatcgAGCAATGCGAGCAACAGCGGAAGCAATCGCATGTCGCTGCTTAACGGCGGCAGCAATAACATTGTCAATGGATCGACGGAATTGCCACCGCCG CCACCGCAGTTTGCCAATccacagcagaagcaacagcagcagcaaccacagcaacagcaacaacaacagcaacagttcaAGCTGAGCTTagccaacggcaacaacaacagcaacatcaacggcAGCAGAAGTAAACcttcgacgacgacgacgacgtcgccgCCGCTGTTGTCGCCAGTGCTGCGCACTCCCAGCATACTTGTGGGCGGTCTGCGTGCACCGGCCACGCCCCAACCGGACTACGATGCAgcaggcacaacaacaacagcaacaacaagtcaacaacaacagcaacagcgacgcaCGTTGCGTTTGGGCACAGTGACGATCGGAGAGTACGGGGAACAGCAGCGGGGAAAGCGAGAGACGCTGCGCAAGATGCCATCGATTGAGGCAAGTGGCGGACAATCGAATGGCATACTCAAGAATGGCAGCaatcgcaacagcagcaactacagcaacaacatcaacaacaacagcagcagcagcaacatcaacaacagcagcagcaacattaatggacgtcagcagcagccgcaatcGCAGCAGACGGAAAAGTCCATTAAATTTGGCAATTga